One Triplophysa rosa linkage group LG21, Trosa_1v2, whole genome shotgun sequence DNA segment encodes these proteins:
- the camk2n1b gene encoding calcium/calmodulin-dependent protein kinase II inhibitor 1b has protein sequence MSEVLPYDDNITHYGDNGDEEEISLTCRLQNNTNNFFGSTPNKRPPKLGQIGRSKRVVIEDDQIDEVLNNTAEKSSAGV, from the exons ATGTCGGAGGTGTTGCCTTATGATGACAACATCACCCATTATGGTGACAATGGAGACGAGGAAGAAATATCACTCACCTGTCGTCTGCAGAACAACACCAACAACTTCTTTGGGTCCACGCCGAACAAACGACCTCCGAAACTCGGACAGATCGGACGGAGTAAGAGAG TTGTCATAGAAGACGACCAAATTGATGAAGTCCTGAACAACACAGCAGAAAAGTCTTCGGCGGGTGTGTAA
- the mul1b gene encoding mitochondrial ubiquitin ligase activator of NFKB 1: MESNGRPSTTQIAMLATSSALTAILYTIYKRKSNHVVRLREAKKITLNPDLKTVLSEAPGKCVPYAVIEGVVRSVKETLNSQFVDNCKGVIERLTLKEKKMVWNRTTHHWNDCEKVIHQRTNTVPFDLTPHGDTVPATVRVVRPLDAAELDLETTYENFHPSKQSLTNVIGHFISGERPQGIEETEEMLRLGASMTGVGELVLDNNLVRLQPPKQGWRYFLSRLDYDELLNKQERPLRLWRVLTALFGLAACATLFYMLWRQYVLRRDQKKERSLLDEFRKWKNRRLQELNLTEEEISPNTCTICLSNERSCVFLECGHVCTCEQCYRALPDPKKCPICRARIDRIVPLYNI, encoded by the exons ATGGAGTCCAATGGCAGACCCTCAACAACACAGATCGCGATGCTGGCTACTAGTTCAGCTCTGACTGCCATTTTATACACAATATACAAGAGGAAATCAAACCATGTTGTTAGACTGAGG GAAGCCAAAAAGATTACCTTAAATCCAGATCTGAAAACAGTTCTCAGTGAAGCTCCTGGAAAGTGTGTTCCTTATGCTGTTATTGAAG GAGTGGTGCGGTCTGTCAAGGAGACCTTAAACAGCCAGTTCGTAGACAACTGCAAAGGCGTCATCGAGAGGTTGACCTTGAAAGAGAAGAAGATGGTGTGGAATCGCACAACACATCACTG GAATGATTGTGAGAAGGTCATCCACCAACGCACTAACACCGTGCCCTTTGACCTCACCCCACACGGTGACACTGTTCCTGCGACCGTCCGTGTGGTCCGTCCTCTCGATGCGGCCGAATTGGATCTGGAGACCACTTATGAGAACTTCCACCCTTCCAAGCAGTCTCTGACCAACGTCATCGGGCACTTCATCAGCGGCGAGCGCCCGCAGGGCATCGAGGAGACGGAGGAAATGTTGCGTCTGGGTGCCAGCATGACTGGTGTGGGGGAGCTGGTGCTAGATAACAACCTGGTTCGTCTTCAACCTCCCAAGCAGGGCTGGCGTTATTTCCTCAGCCGTCTGGACTACGATGAGCTCCTGAACAAACAAGAGAGACCATTAAGGCTCTGGAGGGTCTTGACGGCGCTGTTCGGATTGGCCGCCTGTGCAACATTATTCTACATGCTGTGGCGGCAGTACGTGCTGCGCAGGGATCAAAAAAAAGAGCGCAGCCTGCTGGATGAGTTCAGGAAGTGGAAGAACAGACGTTTACAGGAACTCAACCTGACCGAGGAAGAAATCTCACCCAACACGTGCACCATATGTCTGAGTAATGAACGATCGTGCGTGTTTCTAGAGTGTGGTCATGTGTGTACCTGTGAGCAGTGCTATAGGGCCCTGCCCGATCCTAAGAAATGCCCCATATGTAGGGCTAGAATAGACAGGATTGTTCCTCTGTATAATATCTAG
- the fam43b gene encoding protein FAM43B, protein MLPWKRSKFVLVDNETKSKPKSLGVGLTYHSLLSTLFHSCPDLVPDCPFHWLGSVFHSKRQKVELNKEEPTYNVRYLGSAVTIMAKGEECTQEAVAKIWTRSNYGEQCSKMKLTVGPHGIRMGADKGGKKKPIHLYSLNRITYCTADPFRPKIFAWIYRHQVKNKAVVLRCHAVLLAKAEKARSLALSLYQTSTSAFAEFKRLKRQSDFRHCQQQLLGEDIVPLVPLRRLLNGQCHYQPPAEKPGSATRLSSITEEEEDDERQGDAETTKTGNPNTQKDLGKVVSKPDEVSITSWDEAHMTISTLV, encoded by the coding sequence ATGCTGCCCTGGAAAAGGAGTAAGTTTGTTCTTGTCGACAATGAGACCAAAAGCAAGCCTAAAAGTCTCGGAGTGGGGCTAACTTACCATTCTCTTCTGTCTACTTTGTTTCACTCCTGCCCCGACCTCGTCCCCGACTGTCCGTTCCACTGGCTGGGAAGCGTCTTCCACAGCAAGCGTCAGAAAGTGGAGCTAAATAAAGAAGAGCCCACCTACAACGTGCGATACCTGGGCAGCGCCGTCACCATCATGGCTAAAGGGGAAGAATGCACGCAAGAGGCGGTTGCCAAGATATGGACCCGCAGCAACTACGGCGAACAGTGCTCCAAGATGAAGCTCACCGTCGGCCCTCACGGCATCCGCATGGGGGCGGATAAAGGCGGCAAAAAGAAACCCATCCACCTGTATTCCCTCAACCGCATCACCTACTGCACCGCGGACCCCTTCCGTCCCAAGATCTTTGCGTGGATTTACAGGCACCAGGTGAAGAATAAAGCGGTGGTACTACGCTGTCATGCCGTCCTATTGGCAAAAGCCGAAAAGGCTAGATCGTTGGCGCTCAGTCTGTACCAAACGTCAACGTCTGCGTTCGCAGAATTCAAAAGGCTAAAACGTCAAAGTGACTTTCGCCATTGCCAGCAGCAGTTATTGGGAGAGGATATCGTGCCTCTTGTGCCTTTACGTAGACTCCTGAACGGCCAATGCCACTACCAACCGCCAGCAGAAAAGCCTGGGAGTGCCACACGACTCTCTTCCATTAcagaagaagaggaagatgatgaAAGACAGGGGGATGCAGAAACGACAAAGACCGGCAATCCTAACACTCAGAAAGATCTAGGGAAGGTTGTGAGTAAACCGGACGAGGTTTCCATTACAAGCTGGGATGAAGCACATATGACTATCAGCACTCTGGTGTGA